In the Brachyhypopomus gauderio isolate BG-103 chromosome 4, BGAUD_0.2, whole genome shotgun sequence genome, one interval contains:
- the actr3 gene encoding actin-related protein 3 codes for MAGRLPACVVDCGTGYTKLGYAGNTEPQFIVPSCIAIKESAKVGDQAQRRMMKGVDDLDFFIGDEAIDKPTYATKWPIRHGIVEDWDLMERFMEQVIFKYLRAEPEDHYFLLTEPPLNTPENREYTAEIMFESFNVPGLYIAVQAVLALAASWTSRQVGERTLTGTVIDSGDGVTHVIPVAEGYVIGSCIKHIPIAGRDITYFTQQLLREREVGIPPEQSLETAKAVKERFSYVCPDLVKEFNKYDTDGSKWIKQYTGINAISKKEFTIDVGYERFLGPEIFFHPEFANPDFTQPISEVVDEVIQNCPIDVRRPLYKNIVLSGGSTMFRDFGRRLQRDLKRTVDARLKLSEELSGGKLKPKPIDVQVITHHMQRYAVWFGGSMLASTPEFYQVCHTKKDYEEIGPSICRHNPVFGVMS; via the exons ATGGCTGGGCGGTTACCGGCGTGCGTTGTGGACTGCGGTACAGG ATACACTAAACTTGGATATGCAGGAAACACAGAGCCTCAGTTCATCGTTCCATCGT GTATTGCCATCAAAGAGTCGGCAAAGGTGGGTGATCAAGCACagaggaggatgatgaaggGTGTTGATGATCTTGACTTCTTCATCGGAGATGAGGCTATCGACAAGCCCACCTATGCCACCAAG TGGCCAATCAGGCATGGTATTGTAGAGGATTGGGACCTAATGGAGAGGTTTATGGAGCAGGTCATCTTTAAGTATCTGAGGGCAGAGCCCGAGGACCACTATTTCTTGCTG ACCGAGCCGCCCTTGAACACACCTGAGAACCGAGAGTACACTGCAGAGATCATGTTCGAGTCCTTCAACGTGCCAGGACTGTACATCGCCGTGCAG GCAGTTTTGGCGCTTGCGGCATCCTGGACCTCTCGACAGGTTGGAGAGAGGACCCTCACTGGTACAGTCATCGACAGCGGAGACGGAGTCACCCACGTCATCCCTGTG GCGGAGGGTTACGTGATCGGCAGCTGTATAAAGCACATCCCCATCGCAGGCAGAGACATTACCTACTTCACACAGCAGctcctgagggagagagaagtggGCATTCCACCTGAGCAGTCCCTTGAGACCGCAAAAGCCGTgaag GAACGTTTCAGTTACGTGTGTCCTGACCTGGTGAAGGAGTTTAATAAGTATGACACAGATGGTTCCAAGTGGATAAAACAATACACAGGCATCAATGCCATCAGCAAGAAGGAGTTCACCATCGACGTGGGATATGAGCGCTTCCTCGGCCCGGAGATCTTCTTCCATCCTGAG TTTGCCAATCCAGACTTCACTCAGCCAATCTCAGAAGTGGTGGATGAGGTGATTCAGAACTGTCCCATTGATGTGCGTCGTCCTCTCTATAAG AACATCGTCCTGTCGGGAGGCTCCACCATGTTCCGCGACTTCGGCCGCCGCCTGCAGAGGGATCTGAAGAGGACCGTGGACGCTCGGCTCAAACTCAGCGAGGAGCTCAGTGGTGGGAAGCTGAAG CCCAAGCCCATTGATGTGCAGGTCATCACCCACCACATGCAGCGTTACGCTGTGTGGTTCGGAGGATCCATGTTGGCCTCAACA CCTGAGTTCTACCAGGTGTGTCACACCAAGAAAGATTACGAAGAGATCGGTCCCAGCATCTGTCGCCACAACCCAGTGTTTGGTGTCATGTCCTAA
- the LOC143512389 gene encoding solute carrier family 35 member F5-like isoform X1, which translates to MHTLKRKRLNGLLSYAVVLNERLLQGVSISNVHHTCVCVYRMSWGVCGAQKRRLVLGVIILLLVDIIWVASSELTAYVFVQQQYSKPFFSTFVKTSMFILYLLGFLFWKPWRQQCAANHQQQHSILGTPSSAASSFNISLSEPLYVPVKFKDVPETSAARQSKTPVRKHRVRFSNVLEVRELPQSQAIEAKLSRMSPVSSSQRIMGKRGVGSVAKISFFFCFVWFLANLAYQEALTDTQVAIVNILSSTSGLFTLILAAIFPSNSSDRFTLSKLFAVILSMVGVAVVSFSGMDSPAGKGTIGSLWSLLGALLYAVYIVMLKRRVDREEKLDIPMFFGFVGLFNLLLLWPGFLMLHYSGLEAFEMPSWLVISYILINGLIGTVLSEFLWLWGCFLTSSLIGTLALSLTIPLSIITDICMQKASFSWLFFAGAVPVFLSFFLAAFLCHYNNWDPAMVLLRRIFSSVCRKHRPHRLSEDLEQCENLLPMQSSAPDSRDYCS; encoded by the exons ATGCATACACTGAAGAG GAAACGGTTGAATGGACTCTTATCTTATGCTGTAGTCTTAAATGAGAGACTTCTTCAAG GCGTGTCCATTTCTAATGTGCACCACACG tgtgtatgtgtgtataggaTGAGTTGGGGGGTATGTGGTGCCCAGAAGAGGAGACTGGTGCTGGGTGTGATCATCCTGCTGCTTGTCGACATAATCTGGGTTGCTTCCTCCGAGCTTACTGCA tatgttTTTGTGCAGCAGCAGTACAGTAAGCCTTTCTTCAGCACATTTGTGAAGACCTCCATGTTCATATTGTATCTGCTTGGCTTTCTGTTttggaaaccatggagacaacAGTGTGCAGCCAATCACCAACAGCAGCACAGCATCCTT GGGACTCCCAGTAGTGCTGCAAGCAGCTTTAATATATCCTTA AGTGAGCCTCTGTATGTACCTGTGAAGTTTAAGGATGTTCCTGAGACCAGTGCTGCTAGACAATCTAAGACTC ctGTGAGAAAGCACCGTGTCCGGTTCAGTAATGTCCTGGAGGTCCGCGAGCTGCCTCAGTCCCAGGCCATAGAGGCCAAATTGTCCCGTATGTCTCCAGTGTCCTCTTCCCAAAGGATTATGGGAAAGCGCGGTGTCGGCTCGGTCGCCAAAATCAGCTTCTTCTTCTGCTTTGTG TGGTTCTTGGCTAATCTGGCCTACCAGGAGGCTCTGACAGACACACAAGTGGCCATTGTAAACATACTATCCTCCACCTCAG GTCTCTTCACATTGATCTTGGCTGCCATATTTCCTAGTAACAGCAGTGACCGCTTCACACTTTCCAAACTGTTTGCGGTTATTCTGAG TATGGTGGGAGTAGCAGTGGTCAGTTTTTCTGGGATGGACAGCCCTGCTGGAAAAGGCACTATTG gtTCTCTGTGGTCCCTGCTGGGGGCTCTGCTCTATGCCGTCTACATCGTTATGCTGAAGAGGAGAGTTGATCGAGAGGAGAAGCTCGATATCCCTATGTTCTTTG gatTCGTGGGCTTGTTTAATCTGCTGCTGCTCTGGCCTGGTTTCCTGATGCTGCACTACTCTGGGCTGGAGGCATTCGAGATGCCCAGCTGGCTGGTGATCAGCTACATTCTCATCAATGGCCTCATCGGAACTGTGCTGTCAGAGTTCCTCTGGCtgtg GGGCTGTTTTCTCACTTCATCTCTGATTGGGACGTTGGCTCTAAGTCTGACAATCCCTCTTTCCATCATTACTGATATATGCATGCAGAAG GCCAGTTTCTCCTGGTTGTTTTTTGCAGGAGCGGTTCCTGTCTTCCTCTCGTTCTTCCTGGCTGCGTTCCTGTGCCACTATAATAACTGGGACCCTGCCATGGTGCTCCTGCGCAGAATCTTCTCCTCCGTCTGCCGCAAGCACAGGCCACACAG ACTCTCCGAGGACCTTGAGCAGTGTGAGAATCTTCTCCCCATGCAGAGCTCCGCCCCTGACAGCAGAGATTACTGCTCCTGA
- the LOC143512389 gene encoding solute carrier family 35 member F5-like isoform X2 → MHTLKRKRLNGLLSYAVVLNERLLQGVSISNVHHTCVCVYRMSWGVCGAQKRRLVLGVIILLLVDIIWVASSELTAYVFVQQQYSKPFFSTFVKTSMFILYLLGFLFWKPWRQQCAANHQQQHSILSEPLYVPVKFKDVPETSAARQSKTPVRKHRVRFSNVLEVRELPQSQAIEAKLSRMSPVSSSQRIMGKRGVGSVAKISFFFCFVWFLANLAYQEALTDTQVAIVNILSSTSGLFTLILAAIFPSNSSDRFTLSKLFAVILSMVGVAVVSFSGMDSPAGKGTIGSLWSLLGALLYAVYIVMLKRRVDREEKLDIPMFFGFVGLFNLLLLWPGFLMLHYSGLEAFEMPSWLVISYILINGLIGTVLSEFLWLWGCFLTSSLIGTLALSLTIPLSIITDICMQKASFSWLFFAGAVPVFLSFFLAAFLCHYNNWDPAMVLLRRIFSSVCRKHRPHRLSEDLEQCENLLPMQSSAPDSRDYCS, encoded by the exons ATGCATACACTGAAGAG GAAACGGTTGAATGGACTCTTATCTTATGCTGTAGTCTTAAATGAGAGACTTCTTCAAG GCGTGTCCATTTCTAATGTGCACCACACG tgtgtatgtgtgtataggaTGAGTTGGGGGGTATGTGGTGCCCAGAAGAGGAGACTGGTGCTGGGTGTGATCATCCTGCTGCTTGTCGACATAATCTGGGTTGCTTCCTCCGAGCTTACTGCA tatgttTTTGTGCAGCAGCAGTACAGTAAGCCTTTCTTCAGCACATTTGTGAAGACCTCCATGTTCATATTGTATCTGCTTGGCTTTCTGTTttggaaaccatggagacaacAGTGTGCAGCCAATCACCAACAGCAGCACAGCATCCTT AGTGAGCCTCTGTATGTACCTGTGAAGTTTAAGGATGTTCCTGAGACCAGTGCTGCTAGACAATCTAAGACTC ctGTGAGAAAGCACCGTGTCCGGTTCAGTAATGTCCTGGAGGTCCGCGAGCTGCCTCAGTCCCAGGCCATAGAGGCCAAATTGTCCCGTATGTCTCCAGTGTCCTCTTCCCAAAGGATTATGGGAAAGCGCGGTGTCGGCTCGGTCGCCAAAATCAGCTTCTTCTTCTGCTTTGTG TGGTTCTTGGCTAATCTGGCCTACCAGGAGGCTCTGACAGACACACAAGTGGCCATTGTAAACATACTATCCTCCACCTCAG GTCTCTTCACATTGATCTTGGCTGCCATATTTCCTAGTAACAGCAGTGACCGCTTCACACTTTCCAAACTGTTTGCGGTTATTCTGAG TATGGTGGGAGTAGCAGTGGTCAGTTTTTCTGGGATGGACAGCCCTGCTGGAAAAGGCACTATTG gtTCTCTGTGGTCCCTGCTGGGGGCTCTGCTCTATGCCGTCTACATCGTTATGCTGAAGAGGAGAGTTGATCGAGAGGAGAAGCTCGATATCCCTATGTTCTTTG gatTCGTGGGCTTGTTTAATCTGCTGCTGCTCTGGCCTGGTTTCCTGATGCTGCACTACTCTGGGCTGGAGGCATTCGAGATGCCCAGCTGGCTGGTGATCAGCTACATTCTCATCAATGGCCTCATCGGAACTGTGCTGTCAGAGTTCCTCTGGCtgtg GGGCTGTTTTCTCACTTCATCTCTGATTGGGACGTTGGCTCTAAGTCTGACAATCCCTCTTTCCATCATTACTGATATATGCATGCAGAAG GCCAGTTTCTCCTGGTTGTTTTTTGCAGGAGCGGTTCCTGTCTTCCTCTCGTTCTTCCTGGCTGCGTTCCTGTGCCACTATAATAACTGGGACCCTGCCATGGTGCTCCTGCGCAGAATCTTCTCCTCCGTCTGCCGCAAGCACAGGCCACACAG ACTCTCCGAGGACCTTGAGCAGTGTGAGAATCTTCTCCCCATGCAGAGCTCCGCCCCTGACAGCAGAGATTACTGCTCCTGA
- the LOC143512389 gene encoding solute carrier family 35 member F5-like isoform X3 has translation MRDFFKCVCVYRMSWGVCGAQKRRLVLGVIILLLVDIIWVASSELTAYVFVQQQYSKPFFSTFVKTSMFILYLLGFLFWKPWRQQCAANHQQQHSILGTPSSAASSFNISLSEPLYVPVKFKDVPETSAARQSKTPVRKHRVRFSNVLEVRELPQSQAIEAKLSRMSPVSSSQRIMGKRGVGSVAKISFFFCFVWFLANLAYQEALTDTQVAIVNILSSTSGLFTLILAAIFPSNSSDRFTLSKLFAVILSMVGVAVVSFSGMDSPAGKGTIGSLWSLLGALLYAVYIVMLKRRVDREEKLDIPMFFGFVGLFNLLLLWPGFLMLHYSGLEAFEMPSWLVISYILINGLIGTVLSEFLWLWGCFLTSSLIGTLALSLTIPLSIITDICMQKASFSWLFFAGAVPVFLSFFLAAFLCHYNNWDPAMVLLRRIFSSVCRKHRPHRLSEDLEQCENLLPMQSSAPDSRDYCS, from the exons ATGAGAGACTTCTTCAAG tgtgtatgtgtgtataggaTGAGTTGGGGGGTATGTGGTGCCCAGAAGAGGAGACTGGTGCTGGGTGTGATCATCCTGCTGCTTGTCGACATAATCTGGGTTGCTTCCTCCGAGCTTACTGCA tatgttTTTGTGCAGCAGCAGTACAGTAAGCCTTTCTTCAGCACATTTGTGAAGACCTCCATGTTCATATTGTATCTGCTTGGCTTTCTGTTttggaaaccatggagacaacAGTGTGCAGCCAATCACCAACAGCAGCACAGCATCCTT GGGACTCCCAGTAGTGCTGCAAGCAGCTTTAATATATCCTTA AGTGAGCCTCTGTATGTACCTGTGAAGTTTAAGGATGTTCCTGAGACCAGTGCTGCTAGACAATCTAAGACTC ctGTGAGAAAGCACCGTGTCCGGTTCAGTAATGTCCTGGAGGTCCGCGAGCTGCCTCAGTCCCAGGCCATAGAGGCCAAATTGTCCCGTATGTCTCCAGTGTCCTCTTCCCAAAGGATTATGGGAAAGCGCGGTGTCGGCTCGGTCGCCAAAATCAGCTTCTTCTTCTGCTTTGTG TGGTTCTTGGCTAATCTGGCCTACCAGGAGGCTCTGACAGACACACAAGTGGCCATTGTAAACATACTATCCTCCACCTCAG GTCTCTTCACATTGATCTTGGCTGCCATATTTCCTAGTAACAGCAGTGACCGCTTCACACTTTCCAAACTGTTTGCGGTTATTCTGAG TATGGTGGGAGTAGCAGTGGTCAGTTTTTCTGGGATGGACAGCCCTGCTGGAAAAGGCACTATTG gtTCTCTGTGGTCCCTGCTGGGGGCTCTGCTCTATGCCGTCTACATCGTTATGCTGAAGAGGAGAGTTGATCGAGAGGAGAAGCTCGATATCCCTATGTTCTTTG gatTCGTGGGCTTGTTTAATCTGCTGCTGCTCTGGCCTGGTTTCCTGATGCTGCACTACTCTGGGCTGGAGGCATTCGAGATGCCCAGCTGGCTGGTGATCAGCTACATTCTCATCAATGGCCTCATCGGAACTGTGCTGTCAGAGTTCCTCTGGCtgtg GGGCTGTTTTCTCACTTCATCTCTGATTGGGACGTTGGCTCTAAGTCTGACAATCCCTCTTTCCATCATTACTGATATATGCATGCAGAAG GCCAGTTTCTCCTGGTTGTTTTTTGCAGGAGCGGTTCCTGTCTTCCTCTCGTTCTTCCTGGCTGCGTTCCTGTGCCACTATAATAACTGGGACCCTGCCATGGTGCTCCTGCGCAGAATCTTCTCCTCCGTCTGCCGCAAGCACAGGCCACACAG ACTCTCCGAGGACCTTGAGCAGTGTGAGAATCTTCTCCCCATGCAGAGCTCCGCCCCTGACAGCAGAGATTACTGCTCCTGA
- the LOC143512389 gene encoding solute carrier family 35 member F5-like isoform X4 yields the protein MSWGVCGAQKRRLVLGVIILLLVDIIWVASSELTAYVFVQQQYSKPFFSTFVKTSMFILYLLGFLFWKPWRQQCAANHQQQHSILGTPSSAASSFNISLSEPLYVPVKFKDVPETSAARQSKTPVRKHRVRFSNVLEVRELPQSQAIEAKLSRMSPVSSSQRIMGKRGVGSVAKISFFFCFVWFLANLAYQEALTDTQVAIVNILSSTSGLFTLILAAIFPSNSSDRFTLSKLFAVILSMVGVAVVSFSGMDSPAGKGTIGSLWSLLGALLYAVYIVMLKRRVDREEKLDIPMFFGFVGLFNLLLLWPGFLMLHYSGLEAFEMPSWLVISYILINGLIGTVLSEFLWLWGCFLTSSLIGTLALSLTIPLSIITDICMQKASFSWLFFAGAVPVFLSFFLAAFLCHYNNWDPAMVLLRRIFSSVCRKHRPHRLSEDLEQCENLLPMQSSAPDSRDYCS from the exons aTGAGTTGGGGGGTATGTGGTGCCCAGAAGAGGAGACTGGTGCTGGGTGTGATCATCCTGCTGCTTGTCGACATAATCTGGGTTGCTTCCTCCGAGCTTACTGCA tatgttTTTGTGCAGCAGCAGTACAGTAAGCCTTTCTTCAGCACATTTGTGAAGACCTCCATGTTCATATTGTATCTGCTTGGCTTTCTGTTttggaaaccatggagacaacAGTGTGCAGCCAATCACCAACAGCAGCACAGCATCCTT GGGACTCCCAGTAGTGCTGCAAGCAGCTTTAATATATCCTTA AGTGAGCCTCTGTATGTACCTGTGAAGTTTAAGGATGTTCCTGAGACCAGTGCTGCTAGACAATCTAAGACTC ctGTGAGAAAGCACCGTGTCCGGTTCAGTAATGTCCTGGAGGTCCGCGAGCTGCCTCAGTCCCAGGCCATAGAGGCCAAATTGTCCCGTATGTCTCCAGTGTCCTCTTCCCAAAGGATTATGGGAAAGCGCGGTGTCGGCTCGGTCGCCAAAATCAGCTTCTTCTTCTGCTTTGTG TGGTTCTTGGCTAATCTGGCCTACCAGGAGGCTCTGACAGACACACAAGTGGCCATTGTAAACATACTATCCTCCACCTCAG GTCTCTTCACATTGATCTTGGCTGCCATATTTCCTAGTAACAGCAGTGACCGCTTCACACTTTCCAAACTGTTTGCGGTTATTCTGAG TATGGTGGGAGTAGCAGTGGTCAGTTTTTCTGGGATGGACAGCCCTGCTGGAAAAGGCACTATTG gtTCTCTGTGGTCCCTGCTGGGGGCTCTGCTCTATGCCGTCTACATCGTTATGCTGAAGAGGAGAGTTGATCGAGAGGAGAAGCTCGATATCCCTATGTTCTTTG gatTCGTGGGCTTGTTTAATCTGCTGCTGCTCTGGCCTGGTTTCCTGATGCTGCACTACTCTGGGCTGGAGGCATTCGAGATGCCCAGCTGGCTGGTGATCAGCTACATTCTCATCAATGGCCTCATCGGAACTGTGCTGTCAGAGTTCCTCTGGCtgtg GGGCTGTTTTCTCACTTCATCTCTGATTGGGACGTTGGCTCTAAGTCTGACAATCCCTCTTTCCATCATTACTGATATATGCATGCAGAAG GCCAGTTTCTCCTGGTTGTTTTTTGCAGGAGCGGTTCCTGTCTTCCTCTCGTTCTTCCTGGCTGCGTTCCTGTGCCACTATAATAACTGGGACCCTGCCATGGTGCTCCTGCGCAGAATCTTCTCCTCCGTCTGCCGCAAGCACAGGCCACACAG ACTCTCCGAGGACCTTGAGCAGTGTGAGAATCTTCTCCCCATGCAGAGCTCCGCCCCTGACAGCAGAGATTACTGCTCCTGA